Proteins co-encoded in one Spirosoma endbachense genomic window:
- the mdh gene encoding malate dehydrogenase translates to MKVTVVGAGAVGATCADNIARRELAHEVVLLDIKEGISEGKSLDMLQASTLLDCDVKLTGSTNDYEKTAGSDVVVITSGLPRKPGMTREDLIGINAGIVKGVTENILKYSPDTIFIIISNPMDTMTYLALKSSGLPKNRVIGLGGALDSARFKTYLSLAMNCSPNDLQASVIGGHGDTTMIPLTRLATKAGVPVSQFLDDETLKKVAADTMVGGATLTGLIGTSAWYAPGAAGAYMVESILRDQKRVIPSCVLLEGEYGQSDICLGVPVVLGRNGWEEIIDYKLNDDEQAAFNKSADAVRNMNNVLSTLNIGV, encoded by the coding sequence ATGAAAGTTACCGTAGTAGGTGCCGGGGCCGTTGGGGCCACCTGCGCTGACAACATTGCCCGCCGGGAACTCGCCCACGAAGTCGTGCTTTTAGACATCAAAGAAGGCATTAGCGAAGGAAAATCCCTCGATATGCTCCAGGCATCCACATTACTCGACTGTGACGTGAAGCTGACGGGCTCTACTAATGATTACGAAAAAACAGCCGGTTCGGATGTTGTCGTGATCACATCTGGTTTACCTCGCAAGCCAGGTATGACCCGTGAAGACCTTATCGGTATCAATGCGGGCATTGTGAAAGGGGTAACCGAAAATATCCTGAAGTACTCGCCAGATACGATTTTTATCATTATCTCGAACCCAATGGATACCATGACGTACCTCGCACTGAAGTCGTCGGGGTTACCCAAAAATCGGGTCATTGGTTTGGGCGGTGCTCTGGATTCAGCTCGTTTTAAAACCTATCTGTCTCTGGCTATGAACTGTTCACCGAACGATTTACAGGCTTCGGTGATCGGTGGGCATGGCGATACAACCATGATTCCGCTGACTCGTCTGGCAACCAAAGCCGGTGTTCCGGTAAGCCAGTTTCTGGATGACGAAACGCTGAAGAAAGTGGCTGCCGATACCATGGTGGGCGGTGCTACGCTGACGGGTTTGATCGGGACATCGGCCTGGTATGCGCCGGGTGCTGCGGGGGCCTATATGGTTGAGAGTATCCTGCGCGACCAGAAGCGGGTAATTCCATCCTGCGTATTGCTGGAAGGCGAGTATGGTCAGTCAGACATTTGCCTCGGCGTTCCGGTCGTTCTGGGTCGGAATGGTTGGGAAGAAATCATTGACTATAAATTGAATGACGATGAACAGGCCGCTTTCAATAAATCGGCTGATGCTGTCCGGAACATGAACAATGTACTCAGCACCCTCAATATTGGTGTGTAG
- a CDS encoding YkvA family protein yields the protein MANKSLLSRILSSIFFKRANIGAVRYARNTRSLYTLIREALDKSGGLSGANIAAFREQLGVVTRLLKAYASGDYRQLPWKTLIRMIAVLIYFVSPIDILPDFLPIVGLTDDIALMLWLFSGIKDDIEKFRQWEISASTTGDDAPRRTATIKIG from the coding sequence ATGGCAAATAAGAGTCTCTTATCACGCATTTTAAGCTCTATCTTCTTCAAGAGGGCTAATATTGGTGCTGTCCGCTATGCCCGTAACACGCGCAGTTTATACACGCTGATTCGTGAAGCGCTGGATAAGAGCGGTGGGCTTTCTGGTGCTAACATTGCGGCTTTCCGTGAACAATTGGGTGTTGTTACCCGGCTGTTAAAAGCATACGCATCTGGCGATTATCGCCAATTGCCCTGGAAAACACTGATCCGGATGATTGCGGTCCTGATCTACTTTGTTTCACCGATTGATATACTACCCGATTTTCTGCCAATTGTGGGACTGACCGATGATATTGCATTGATGTTATGGCTATTTAGCGGCATTAAAGACGATATTGAGAAATTCAGGCAATGGGAAATTTCGGCCTCAACCACTGGCGACGATGCTCCGCGTAGAACCGCGACGATCAAAATTGGTTAG
- a CDS encoding Sec-independent protein translocase subunit TatA/TatB, which yields MILASVLAFMGLGGQEMVFIFLALLLLFGAKKIPELARGLGKGIKEFKDATKDVRDNIEEGLKESEK from the coding sequence ATGATTTTGGCAAGTGTTTTGGCATTTATGGGTTTGGGCGGTCAGGAAATGGTGTTCATTTTCTTAGCACTGCTCCTGTTGTTCGGCGCTAAGAAAATTCCCGAACTCGCACGCGGCCTTGGAAAAGGTATCAAGGAGTTCAAAGACGCCACGAAAGACGTTCGCGATAATATCGAAGAAGGTCTGAAAGAGTCGGAGAAGTAA
- the gatA gene encoding Asp-tRNA(Asn)/Glu-tRNA(Gln) amidotransferase subunit GatA gives MAHYRNFTTVQSDLQSGAVTCRQLVEQYLVRIEENRHLNAFTEVYADESLAQADKIDQKLASDTAGRLAGMVIGIKDVLSYTGHNVRAGSRILDNFTAQFTATAVQRLLDEDVIIIGRQNCDEFAMGSSNENSAFGPVRNAADTDRVPGGSSGGSAVAVQAGLCLASIGSDTGGSVRQPAAFCGVVGLKPTYGRVSRWGLIAYASSFDCIGPIANTVEDAALLLEIMAGPDDFDSTVSSQPVQAYSQAQLPNRPLRIAYLRDGVESTGIDASIRDATQRKLDALREAGHTVEPVDLSLLKYLLPTYYILTTAEASSNLSRFDGVRYGYRSKSDNSASDTSTMDLLSLYKKSRTEGFGAEVRRRILLGTFALSASYYDAYYTKAQQVRRLIRQETERVFEQYDFLLSPTTPTPAFKLGEKTGDPLQMYLADIFTVQANVVGYPAISIPNGTDAGLPIGIQLMAPPFAEGAMVALAREMCR, from the coding sequence TTGGCTCACTACCGCAACTTTACTACCGTTCAATCCGATCTTCAATCTGGTGCTGTTACCTGCCGCCAGTTAGTGGAGCAATACCTCGTTCGCATTGAAGAGAATCGCCATCTCAACGCTTTCACGGAAGTGTATGCCGATGAATCTTTAGCGCAAGCCGATAAAATTGACCAGAAATTAGCATCGGATACAGCCGGGCGGTTGGCTGGAATGGTCATTGGCATTAAAGATGTTCTAAGTTATACCGGGCATAACGTTCGGGCGGGCAGTCGAATCCTGGACAACTTCACCGCACAATTTACCGCAACTGCCGTTCAGCGCCTGCTCGATGAAGATGTGATTATTATCGGGCGGCAAAACTGCGACGAATTTGCGATGGGTTCCTCCAATGAGAACTCAGCTTTCGGTCCCGTTCGCAATGCGGCCGACACTGACCGGGTGCCGGGCGGATCAAGTGGCGGTTCGGCGGTAGCTGTTCAGGCTGGACTATGTTTGGCTAGTATTGGTTCCGACACGGGTGGTTCCGTACGTCAGCCAGCTGCTTTCTGCGGTGTGGTCGGCCTGAAACCAACCTACGGACGTGTCAGTCGCTGGGGCTTAATTGCTTATGCATCCTCGTTCGATTGCATCGGCCCGATTGCGAATACAGTAGAAGACGCTGCCCTTTTACTCGAAATCATGGCGGGTCCCGACGATTTCGACAGCACCGTATCAAGTCAGCCCGTTCAGGCTTATTCACAGGCTCAGCTCCCAAATCGCCCTTTACGCATTGCTTATCTACGCGATGGCGTTGAAAGTACAGGTATCGACGCCAGTATCCGGGACGCCACCCAACGCAAACTGGACGCCCTTCGGGAAGCAGGCCATACGGTCGAGCCCGTCGATTTATCGCTGCTGAAATACTTACTACCAACCTACTATATTCTTACTACCGCCGAAGCATCCTCAAATTTGTCCCGCTTCGATGGAGTCCGCTATGGCTATCGAAGCAAGTCCGACAATTCGGCATCGGATACATCAACAATGGATCTTTTGTCGTTGTACAAAAAAAGTCGCACAGAAGGCTTTGGCGCAGAGGTTCGTCGTCGGATATTACTTGGCACGTTTGCGTTAAGTGCCAGCTATTACGATGCTTATTATACAAAAGCACAGCAGGTTAGACGGTTGATCCGACAAGAAACCGAACGTGTTTTTGAGCAATATGATTTTTTGTTATCGCCCACCACACCAACACCAGCGTTCAAATTGGGCGAAAAAACCGGAGATCCGCTACAGATGTACCTTGCCGATATTTTTACGGTCCAGGCTAACGTAGTGGGTTACCCGGCCATTTCAATTCCGAATGGTACAGATGCCGGTCTGCCAATTGGCATACAATTGATGGCTCCGCCTTTTGCAGAAGGCGCCATGGTTGCCTTGGCCAGAGAAATGTGTCGTTGA
- a CDS encoding lytic transglycosylase domain-containing protein, whose product MNHLNRSLLRMGLLSAVLGVMTIARAETTIQSGQGVSGQQSSDSTIVKKDTVAVVPTVPDSLLRERLTKLQKIIPLNYHKSVQAYVDYFTFRKASATKLMLERMPLFFPLYERMLADYELPDELKFLSIVESALNPRAISRAGAGGLWQIMPGTGRDLRLSQDDYVDERMDPVKATEAACKYLRDLHNIFGDWELAMAAYNCGPGAVKRAMRRSGGDSFYTIFDALPKETRGYVPQFVAFTYLMHYANDHGIFAENYEYPIPHDTIQVTGYFNLETFARQSMMPLADLQKMNPAITTSILPETTKRYPLRVPRQQYDYFASRRQAIMDSSSQIPAAMAHVLLASAEDVRYGTDSMGIWSTVGSNPLARITLDETPAIDTTPSGKTGVKPAKLAIQLATAESADEPEEDMETVVLRKPKKHTYVVKRGDNLGDIADRFNIELYDLKRWNHLRSTRIQRGQKLVILKEVAETRSERLADQGTAKGRKKAEAVAKTKRYKPKYHRVQEGDTLWNIAQRYDGLTIDQLKKLNHMRSSSLRPGQKLIVG is encoded by the coding sequence ATGAACCACTTGAACCGTAGCCTGTTACGAATGGGGCTGTTGAGTGCGGTGCTGGGCGTGATGACAATTGCCCGTGCCGAGACTACGATTCAATCCGGGCAAGGCGTGTCTGGTCAACAATCATCCGATAGTACAATTGTCAAAAAAGACACTGTCGCTGTTGTTCCGACGGTGCCCGACAGTTTACTCCGTGAACGCCTGACTAAACTTCAAAAAATAATTCCCTTGAATTACCATAAGTCGGTTCAGGCTTATGTCGATTACTTTACCTTCCGGAAAGCGAGCGCTACCAAATTAATGCTCGAACGGATGCCGCTTTTCTTCCCGCTCTATGAGCGCATGCTCGCTGATTATGAGCTTCCTGATGAATTAAAATTTCTGTCTATCGTTGAGTCTGCGCTGAACCCAAGGGCTATTTCACGAGCCGGCGCCGGTGGCCTCTGGCAGATTATGCCTGGAACTGGCCGCGACCTCCGACTCTCCCAGGACGACTACGTAGACGAGCGTATGGACCCCGTTAAAGCAACCGAAGCTGCCTGTAAATACCTCCGGGACCTCCATAATATTTTTGGCGATTGGGAACTGGCAATGGCGGCTTATAACTGTGGGCCAGGTGCCGTTAAACGGGCTATGCGCCGGTCGGGTGGTGATTCTTTTTACACCATTTTTGATGCCTTACCGAAAGAGACACGGGGCTACGTTCCGCAATTTGTGGCGTTTACCTACCTGATGCACTACGCCAACGATCACGGCATTTTCGCTGAGAACTACGAATACCCTATCCCGCACGATACGATTCAGGTGACGGGTTATTTCAACCTCGAAACGTTTGCCAGGCAGAGCATGATGCCGTTAGCCGATTTACAAAAAATGAATCCGGCCATTACAACGAGTATTTTGCCCGAAACCACCAAACGATATCCGCTTCGGGTTCCGCGCCAGCAGTATGACTATTTTGCGTCTCGTCGGCAGGCCATCATGGATTCGTCAAGTCAGATACCTGCGGCAATGGCTCACGTTTTATTAGCCAGTGCAGAAGACGTTCGGTATGGAACCGACTCAATGGGAATCTGGTCAACTGTGGGAAGCAATCCTCTGGCCCGGATTACACTGGACGAAACACCTGCCATCGATACTACGCCATCGGGGAAAACAGGTGTAAAACCGGCGAAACTGGCCATCCAGCTGGCAACAGCCGAATCGGCCGATGAGCCGGAAGAGGATATGGAAACGGTTGTTTTACGGAAGCCTAAAAAGCACACATACGTCGTGAAACGGGGTGATAATCTTGGCGACATTGCCGACCGGTTTAATATCGAACTATATGACCTTAAACGCTGGAATCATTTACGGTCGACCCGAATCCAGCGAGGCCAAAAACTGGTTATTCTGAAGGAGGTAGCCGAAACACGCTCCGAGAGACTAGCCGATCAGGGAACGGCGAAAGGCCGCAAAAAGGCCGAAGCGGTTGCTAAAACGAAACGGTATAAGCCTAAATACCACCGCGTTCAGGAAGGAGATACCCTCTGGAATATCGCCCAACGTTACGATGGACTGACGATCGATCAGCTTAAAAAGCTAAATCATATGCGAAGCAGCTCGTTGCGGCCAGGGCAGAAGTTGATTGTTGGCTAA
- a CDS encoding ABC transporter ATP-binding protein, with translation MKALSYLNKYLLKYKWYLIWGTVFTIISNLFGIFPAQLVRYALDLVRETLDIYYLYDKSPLQSSLYDVFAFSLLLFGVLTLVMALLKGFFLFLVRQTLIVMSRHVEYDLKNEIYDHYQTLPISFYRQHSTGDLMARISEDVSKVRMYVGPSIMYGLNLIVLFILVITYMVSINARLSLYVLLPLPVLSIAIYLVNNIIIRRSEEIQRSLSRLSTYVQEAFSGIRVLKAFVQENNSAARFELESDEYRNKSLSLTRVDSLFFPIVAILVGLSNVLVVYVGGQEILAGRLTPGNITEFILYVNMLTWPVMALGWTTSQTQRAAASQERINEFLKIKTDIVSQKNIRRSINGEIEFKNVRFVYPDSGIVAIKNFSMHVRAGETVAILGTTGSGKTTLANLLTRMYDVSAGEIRIDDMPLKDYNLTSVREQMGYVPQDVFLFSETISNNVRFGKPDLSQERVDQAVRDADLYQNVIDFPEQFETRVGERGVTLSGGQKQRLSIARAIVRDPKILILDDCLSAVDTNTENIILNNLKRIMADRTSVIISHRVSSAKLADSIIMLDDGEIVEQGTHEDLLAKNGAYRELYEKQLQTEEV, from the coding sequence GTGAAAGCACTTTCCTATCTGAATAAATATCTCCTCAAGTATAAATGGTATTTGATTTGGGGAACAGTATTCACCATTATATCGAACCTTTTTGGCATTTTTCCTGCCCAGTTAGTTCGCTACGCACTGGATCTGGTGCGCGAAACACTCGATATTTATTACCTCTACGATAAGTCGCCATTACAATCATCGCTGTATGATGTATTCGCCTTTAGTCTACTGCTGTTCGGTGTCCTTACGCTTGTGATGGCCTTGCTCAAGGGGTTTTTCCTGTTCCTGGTTCGGCAAACGCTCATTGTCATGTCGCGGCATGTCGAGTATGATCTGAAGAACGAGATCTATGATCATTACCAGACACTGCCAATTAGTTTCTATCGGCAGCACAGTACCGGCGATTTAATGGCCCGGATTTCGGAAGATGTCAGCAAAGTGCGGATGTATGTTGGGCCAAGCATTATGTATGGACTGAACCTGATTGTCCTGTTTATTCTGGTCATTACCTACATGGTTAGCATCAACGCCCGATTGTCGCTTTATGTATTGCTGCCGTTACCGGTTTTGTCGATTGCCATTTATCTGGTCAATAACATTATCATCCGGCGGTCGGAAGAGATTCAGCGGAGCTTATCGCGACTTTCGACCTATGTGCAGGAAGCTTTTTCGGGAATTCGTGTTCTGAAGGCGTTTGTTCAGGAAAATAATTCGGCAGCCCGGTTTGAACTGGAGAGCGACGAATACCGGAATAAGTCGCTTAGCCTGACCCGGGTTGATTCACTATTCTTTCCTATTGTAGCCATTCTGGTTGGACTGAGTAATGTGCTGGTTGTGTATGTTGGCGGACAGGAGATTCTGGCCGGACGGCTGACACCGGGCAATATTACCGAATTCATTCTGTACGTAAATATGCTGACCTGGCCGGTCATGGCCCTCGGCTGGACTACAAGTCAGACGCAACGGGCGGCCGCATCGCAGGAACGTATCAATGAGTTCCTGAAAATCAAAACCGATATTGTTTCGCAAAAAAATATCCGCCGATCAATCAATGGCGAGATTGAGTTCAAAAATGTTCGTTTTGTCTATCCGGATTCGGGCATTGTAGCCATTAAAAACTTCTCGATGCACGTTCGGGCGGGCGAAACGGTGGCTATTCTGGGTACAACGGGTTCGGGGAAAACAACACTCGCCAACCTGCTGACGCGGATGTATGACGTGTCTGCTGGAGAGATTCGGATAGACGATATGCCCCTTAAGGATTATAACTTAACGTCGGTACGGGAACAGATGGGTTACGTTCCGCAGGATGTGTTTCTGTTTTCCGAAACGATCAGTAATAATGTCCGTTTTGGCAAACCCGATCTGTCACAAGAACGTGTCGATCAGGCTGTTCGGGATGCAGACCTGTACCAGAATGTAATTGATTTTCCGGAGCAGTTCGAGACGCGGGTTGGCGAACGGGGTGTTACGCTTTCGGGTGGTCAGAAGCAACGGCTAAGCATTGCCCGTGCTATTGTTCGCGATCCTAAAATCCTGATTCTGGACGACTGTCTGTCAGCCGTGGATACGAACACCGAAAACATTATTCTCAACAATTTGAAGCGTATCATGGCCGACCGTACGTCGGTTATTATTTCGCACCGGGTTTCTTCGGCAAAGCTGGCCGATAGTATCATCATGCTCGACGATGGTGAGATCGTTGAACAGGGTACGCACGAAGATTTGCTGGCTAAAAACGGTGCCTATCGGGAACTGTATGAGAAACAGTTACAAACCGAGGAGGTATAA
- a CDS encoding DUF4190 domain-containing protein has translation MSSFCQRSVSPGAFIAICILTLLSSCGPTHPAYFQSQRNAIQRTNLTTFPVTTATDTVPIHQEVSGSSSETMVATLPTATTSPTGSLMKAAASEHTPAVVNVSRHRNPDSYHNQRFSRWFHSLPIAHVAPRTHAIDRNSTSRKTYKLALVALGLAVLSFSSLFVAGGTLMWVLGVTLPLTATLLGVASLTTIRRNRDRYRGKGWAMAAIMLGTGVLGLALVALAALSVSETINR, from the coding sequence ATGTCCTCTTTTTGCCAGCGATCAGTCAGCCCTGGGGCTTTCATCGCGATCTGCATCTTGACCCTGCTATCGAGTTGTGGCCCAACTCATCCCGCCTATTTTCAGTCGCAGCGCAATGCGATTCAACGAACAAACCTGACTACGTTTCCTGTCACGACAGCGACTGATACAGTGCCGATCCACCAGGAGGTTAGCGGTTCTTCGAGCGAAACGATGGTAGCCACATTACCGACTGCAACCACATCGCCAACTGGTTCGCTGATGAAGGCGGCAGCTTCGGAACATACACCGGCTGTGGTCAATGTATCCCGTCATCGCAATCCCGATAGTTACCATAATCAGCGTTTTAGTCGGTGGTTTCATTCGCTTCCAATAGCCCATGTAGCACCACGTACACATGCGATAGACCGAAACAGTACGAGCCGAAAAACCTATAAGCTGGCTCTTGTTGCCTTAGGATTGGCTGTTTTGTCTTTTAGTTCGCTATTTGTGGCAGGCGGAACGCTGATGTGGGTACTGGGCGTAACGCTTCCATTGACGGCCACGCTTTTGGGGGTAGCCAGTCTGACAACGATCAGGCGTAATCGGGATCGTTATCGGGGAAAAGGCTGGGCTATGGCGGCTATTATGCTCGGAACGGGTGTGTTGGGATTAGCTCTTGTGGCCCTGGCTGCGCTGTCGGTATCGGAGACGATAAATCGTTAG
- the nusB gene encoding transcription antitermination factor NusB, protein MQALYALRQAEFSNQQLALDGIADLFQPDLNSMQTQDKRQLEGYRQLAGLLFDEAIKNNLPAQDDDAPQKVLKAANDGLVFYQSRTKKDRQHFAQMMLKQVNGIYEDYLRVLLLLVELGHAARTDRERQYRNVDETPFPFESDLNDNTVVQALAAHKALQNEALRQAVSWSEELGFVRKALREVLKTDETYRAYCEQKTHTADEDQALAQYVLRTLIFKHEGIRDQLAEIDLSWAENSEVVRGLAIRTLKSVQSPAGLQLEPLTDDWEEDELFLNTLFQKSLENDADYEQLLADQLQNWDVERVAMLDKIILKLAVCELLNFPNIPVKVTINEYIELAKAYSTPKSGKFVNGILDNLSEKLQASGRLRKSGRGLLDNK, encoded by the coding sequence ATGCAGGCGCTTTACGCCCTTCGGCAGGCCGAATTCTCAAATCAACAATTAGCCCTCGACGGCATCGCAGACCTCTTTCAGCCCGACCTGAACTCGATGCAGACACAGGACAAACGGCAGTTGGAAGGCTACCGACAACTTGCTGGTCTTCTCTTTGATGAAGCCATCAAAAATAATCTGCCTGCTCAGGATGACGACGCTCCTCAAAAAGTATTGAAAGCAGCCAACGACGGTTTAGTGTTCTACCAAAGTCGCACAAAAAAAGACCGCCAGCATTTCGCTCAGATGATGCTCAAGCAGGTAAATGGCATTTATGAAGATTATTTGCGGGTGCTGTTACTGCTTGTTGAGCTTGGTCATGCGGCCCGCACTGACCGTGAGCGCCAGTATCGTAATGTCGATGAAACACCTTTCCCATTCGAGTCTGATCTGAACGATAATACGGTTGTTCAGGCACTGGCGGCACATAAAGCCCTCCAGAACGAAGCGCTCAGGCAAGCTGTTTCATGGTCAGAAGAACTGGGTTTCGTCCGTAAAGCGCTGCGGGAAGTTCTAAAAACCGATGAAACCTATCGTGCTTATTGTGAACAGAAAACGCATACGGCCGACGAAGATCAGGCATTGGCACAATACGTGCTACGAACACTTATATTCAAGCACGAAGGCATTCGCGACCAATTGGCCGAAATTGACCTGAGTTGGGCTGAGAATAGTGAAGTTGTTCGCGGTTTAGCCATCAGAACGCTCAAATCAGTGCAAAGTCCGGCAGGTTTACAACTCGAACCCCTGACCGATGATTGGGAAGAAGATGAGCTCTTTTTGAACACCCTGTTTCAAAAGTCGCTGGAAAATGATGCCGATTATGAGCAATTATTAGCTGATCAGCTACAAAATTGGGATGTAGAGCGTGTTGCCATGCTGGATAAAATTATTCTGAAACTGGCTGTTTGCGAATTACTTAACTTTCCAAACATTCCGGTCAAAGTTACGATTAATGAATATATCGAACTGGCAAAAGCATACAGTACGCCTAAAAGCGGTAAATTTGTCAACGGAATTCTGGACAACCTTTCCGAAAAGCTGCAAGCTTCAGGGCGTCTTCGTAAGAGTGGACGTGGGTTGCTGGACAATAAATAA
- a CDS encoding YtxH domain-containing protein, whose amino-acid sequence MSRIGRDLTFLLTGISAGAIIGLLYAPDKGKVTRDRLTFRLSKYREQIESMINDLVNSAELPENLSKNEGQRVVNDAREKAERLLEDVDRLMAQIKQQNA is encoded by the coding sequence ATGAGCAGAATTGGCCGTGATTTAACCTTTTTGCTAACCGGAATTTCAGCGGGTGCCATCATCGGATTGTTATACGCTCCCGACAAGGGCAAAGTTACCCGTGATCGGCTAACGTTCCGGTTGTCGAAATATCGGGAGCAGATCGAGAGTATGATCAACGACTTAGTTAATTCGGCAGAATTACCCGAAAATCTGTCGAAAAACGAGGGCCAGCGCGTTGTGAACGATGCACGCGAAAAAGCCGAACGGCTTCTGGAAGATGTTGATCGCCTGATGGCCCAGATCAAGCAGCAAAATGCCTAA
- a CDS encoding DUF1573 domain-containing protein, whose amino-acid sequence MYLQKWLLLLAVASVSCGQISCDNRKQGESAKVTATGKMPKITFAEKGIYDFGALTEGDTVEHVFKFTNTGEFPLIINNITASCGCTTPEWPHEPVAPGATSSIRVRFNSRGKSGEQNKTVTVIANTDPAMTDLQFRALVNSKADSTKKS is encoded by the coding sequence ATGTACTTACAAAAATGGCTCCTTCTCCTGGCTGTAGCTTCAGTGAGTTGCGGGCAAATCAGTTGCGATAACCGGAAACAGGGCGAATCGGCCAAGGTTACTGCAACGGGCAAAATGCCTAAAATTACGTTTGCGGAAAAGGGAATTTATGACTTTGGAGCCCTAACCGAAGGAGACACGGTTGAGCATGTGTTTAAATTCACCAATACCGGTGAATTTCCGTTGATTATCAATAATATTACAGCCTCTTGTGGCTGCACAACGCCCGAATGGCCCCACGAACCAGTTGCTCCTGGTGCAACCTCATCGATTCGGGTACGGTTTAATAGCCGGGGTAAAAGCGGAGAACAAAACAAAACCGTTACAGTCATTGCCAATACCGACCCGGCCATGACTGATTTGCAATTCAGAGCGTTGGTTAACTCCAAAGCCGATTCAACCAAAAAATCATAA
- the yajC gene encoding preprotein translocase subunit YajC yields MFSILLQAAAGSNTSMIYNVLLWVGIIGVFYFFMIRPQQKKQKDQKSFVDNLKKGDSVVTIGGLHGRIASVDGTTVTLEVDRGVKMTFEKSSISREATAKPADLEK; encoded by the coding sequence ATGTTTTCGATTTTATTACAGGCTGCGGCCGGTTCCAATACATCCATGATCTACAACGTGTTGTTGTGGGTAGGTATCATTGGCGTATTTTATTTCTTCATGATTCGTCCCCAGCAGAAGAAACAAAAGGACCAAAAAAGCTTTGTGGACAATCTGAAGAAAGGCGATAGCGTCGTAACAATTGGTGGATTGCATGGACGCATTGCATCGGTCGACGGCACAACGGTCACTCTCGAAGTTGATCGGGGCGTGAAGATGACTTTTGAAAAATCGTCTATCTCGCGTGAAGCAACAGCTAAACCAGCTGATTTAGAAAAATAA
- a CDS encoding YbbR-like domain-containing protein, protein MTIPPNNRPFQPTKALLCLGAATLFWFLSALNKTGYTLNVEYPIRFVYNDSLFVPTKPLPRTVRVNVSGDGWGLLRHSWLQFRVDPIDYTVSNPLQASVINTSSLTAALAEHIKKLHVNYVIADTVEMGFDRRMTKTIRLIPDSLHIDLAPRYIVSSVINMTPRTIQVEGPERLVRGIADTLPVTIPGKRIADNYDNEVILNHFRHPLLRVSADRVTVSFEVGELLSPPLK, encoded by the coding sequence GTGACCATACCCCCAAACAACCGACCGTTTCAGCCAACGAAGGCCCTGTTGTGTCTGGGAGCGGCTACGCTGTTCTGGTTTCTGAGTGCGCTCAATAAAACCGGCTATACGCTCAACGTCGAATACCCGATCCGGTTTGTCTATAATGACTCACTTTTTGTTCCCACCAAACCGCTACCGCGCACTGTGCGTGTCAACGTTTCGGGCGATGGCTGGGGGCTACTTCGCCATTCCTGGTTACAGTTTCGGGTTGACCCCATTGACTATACGGTATCAAATCCGCTACAGGCATCGGTAATCAACACGTCTTCGTTGACCGCTGCACTGGCCGAACACATCAAGAAACTGCACGTTAATTACGTCATTGCCGATACAGTTGAAATGGGATTTGATCGACGTATGACAAAAACGATTCGGTTGATTCCCGATAGTCTGCACATCGATCTGGCTCCCCGTTACATTGTGTCGAGTGTTATCAATATGACCCCCCGCACCATTCAGGTCGAGGGGCCGGAACGACTCGTTCGCGGCATTGCGGATACACTACCTGTAACGATTCCCGGTAAACGGATTGCCGACAATTATGATAACGAAGTGATCCTGAATCATTTCCGGCACCCATTACTGCGCGTCAGTGCCGACCGGGTAACGGTTAGTTTTGAAGTCGGCGAGTTATTATCTCCGCCGTTGAAATAG